The window TGACGACGTTGCCGGTGAGGCCAAACGAGTGGAACGGCGGCAGGAAGCCGAGCAGCGAATCGTCGGGTGTCGGCTGGAGGACGTCGAGGCTGTCGGCGACGTTGGTCAGCAGGTTGCGGTGGGTGAGCGGCACCGTCTTGGGGGCGCTCTCGGAACCGCTGGTGAACAGGTACACCGCCGGGTCGTCACGATCCTGGCGCGGCAGGGCGCGGAGGAACGATCCGCCGGCGAACTTCGCCCGGGCCAGCATGCCCAGTGCCTCGGCCTTGCCGATGCCCCCCTTGATGTCCTCGAGGAACTCGTACCCCGCCCCCTCGACGGCGATCCCGAGCCGGTCGACGAGCTTCCGCGAGGTGACGATCCGCCGGGTGTCGGTGACGGCGATCCCGTGGGCGAGGTTCGCCGGGCCGGTCGTCCAGTTCATCATCACCGGCACCTTGCCGGACATGTGGAGCGCGTAGAAGACGATGTCGGCCGCGGCGCTCGCCGGCAGCATCACGCCGACGTGCTCCTCGGGCCAGGCCGCGAAGCGCTTCGCCATCAGCGCCGCTCCCACGAGCACGCGCTGCCTCGTGAGCAGCCCCGAGACCGCGTCGGCGACGGCCACGCGCCCCGGATCGGCGGCGACGCGCCGCACGAACGCCTCGGCGATCGTGTCGGCCAGCAGCCGCGTGTCGCCGCGCGGCGCCGGGGCGAACCAGGCGGGCGGCACCGCGGCGGGCTTGGCGGCCGTGCCCGACGATCCGAGCCGTCCGTCGGCCAGCGCCCACAGTTGCCCGACCGTGTCGACCACCGCGTCGCTGTGGAACCCGAACTGCTGCTCGATCGCCAGCGCCACGTCCATCCGGTCGAGGCTGTCGAGGCCGAGCGACTCGAGCGTCGTCGTCGCCCCGAGCTCGTCGGGGGCGAACTCGCGCTTCAGGTGCGTGGCCAGCAGGCTGTTGACGAGGCGCGCCGTCTTCGGGGAGATCGTCGCCGCGTCGACGGAACAGGCCCCCGCCACCCGGCCATATTCGCAGCCGCTGGGGCCGAACAGCGCGTTGTAGCGCACGAAGGAGGGGGCCTCGCCGCCGTCGGCGTCGTACCAGCGTTCGAGGAAGGTGTTGAACGCCTCCCGTGACTCGAGCGGCAATTCCCCGCGCGGCACCACCTCGGCGTGCATGTGCACGCGCCGGCGCGGGAGGAAGAACACCAGGCTCGCCAGCACCCAACCGAGCGACCGGGCGATCGCGCCGCCGAGGTTCGGCAGCTGGCCGTCGCGGGCGCAGCTGTACATGCTGCCGAACACGCCGCGCGTGCGGAGGAGCACGACCTGCGCCTGCGGGCAACGGGAGACGAGCTCGTGGACGAGCCGCGCCGACCCGACCACCTCACGGTCGCCGCGCCGGAGCCGCCCCGACGGGTAAATGAGGAAGCTGTCGCCGGCATCGACTCGGGCCACGACCGCGTCGATCAGCTCCTTGGTGCGCGCGGCCGCGTCGCGGCTCTGCGCCGTGAGGTCGGGCACCTCGAAGGCGTCGATCAGCGCCATCAGCGGCCGCAGCGGCGCGAGGCGGAACACGCCCGAAAAGACGAGCGGCCGCAGCGATTGGCGCACCGTGACGTGCGACAGCACCAGCGACGGATCGACGTAGGCAGGATGGTTGGGGAGAACGATCACCGGACCGGGCAGGTCGCGAAGCGCCTCCATCCCATCTGTCGTCACGCGGTACCGGAGGTGGTGCACCGGCCGCGCCAGCGCCCAGATCCACTTGTCGAGGTGCCAACCCATCGTCACGACCCTCCCTTCCGGTACGGCATCTTCCCCCAATACCCCGCGGCACGGCCAGACGGATTCCCAGGGTCGATGCCCCGGCGAAAGCCACAGTTCGAGGCGGGCAAGGGGAGCGAATGTCACGCGATCGGCGAAAACCGTCGGCCGTCAGGCTGGCGGTACCGTATTGTTGTCGGACCGAGTGCCGCCCTGGCACGGCCACGCGAATGGCCCCGGAGCCACCACAAGCCGCGACTGCCGGGATCGCTCAGTTCGACCACCCCTCCCCTGTTTTGATGCCTCTCCTCATGAGTCCGTTCGTTACCGCACCCTCATCCACCATGCCCCGCGGCACGTCCGCCTCTCCGTGCGGCCTGTCGATCCAGGGTCTCGTCAAGATCCACCCCGGACCGGTCTGCGCCCTCAAGGGTGTCGATCTCGAGATCCCGGGCGGGATGTTCGGCCTCCTCGGCCCCAACGGCGCCGGCAAGAGCACGCTGATGAGCATCGTCGCCGGTCTTGTGGAGCCCACCGCCGGCACCGTGCTCCTCGACGGCGTCGACATCGTCGAGCGGCCGGCCTACGTGCGCGAGCGGCTCGGCTTCCTGCCGCAGGACTTCGGCTTCTATCCCGAGCTGTCGGGGCGCGCGATGCTCGAGTTCCTGCTGCGCCTCAAGGGGATCTCCGGGCCGAGCGGCCGGCGGGAGATTGCCGACGCGCTGCTCGAGCGGGTGAACCTCGCCGATGCCGCAAAGCGCAAGGTCGGGGGGTATTCCGGCGGCATGCGCCAGCGCCTCGGACTGGCGCAGGCGATCGCCGGCGACCCGCGAATTCTCATCGTCGACGAGCCGACGGCCGGCCTTGATCCCGAGGAACGGCAGCGGTTCTATCGCCTGCTCGCCGAATTGGCCGTGGGGCGCGTCGTCCTCCTCTCGACCCACATCGTCGACGACGTCGCCACGCTCTGCCCGCGCCTGGCGGTGATCAGGAGCGGCCAGGTGGTCGCCGACACGACCCCCACCGCGGCCCGTGACAGCGTCGACGGCCTCGTCCACGAGGGGTTCGTCGCCGACGCCGACCTGGCCGGGTTCGCCAAGCAGCATCGGCTGCTGTCGGCCGTCCTCGTCGAGGGGCGCACCAACCGCGTGCGCGTCTTCGTGCCGCCGGGCGCCGTGGCCCCGGCCGGATTCGCCCGGAGCCCTGGCACGCTCGAAGACGCCTACCTCGTCCTGATGCGCGTCCCCGACCACGAGGTGCCGCCGGCCCTGGCCCGCTCGGCTCCTGTTTCGACGGAGGCCGCCCGATGATCGCCCGGATCCTGTCGTTCGTCCGCCTCGAGCTCGCCGGCGCGTGGAAGCGGCCGATGCCGATCTTCATGTTCGCGATCCTCGCGCTGCTCACGATCGGGCTGCTGGCCGGCGGCGTGCAGATCTCGTCGGGGTCGACCGACGTCGGCGGCGCCAAGCTCGCCATCAACGGCTCGTTCAACCTCGCGTTCTTCGACGTCGTGATCCTCGCGATCGTGCTGCCCTTCTTCGCAGCGGTGGCCTGCGGGATGCCACTGCTGGTCGATTCCGACCG is drawn from Planctomycetota bacterium and contains these coding sequences:
- a CDS encoding ABC transporter ATP-binding protein, giving the protein MPRGTSASPCGLSIQGLVKIHPGPVCALKGVDLEIPGGMFGLLGPNGAGKSTLMSIVAGLVEPTAGTVLLDGVDIVERPAYVRERLGFLPQDFGFYPELSGRAMLEFLLRLKGISGPSGRREIADALLERVNLADAAKRKVGGYSGGMRQRLGLAQAIAGDPRILIVDEPTAGLDPEERQRFYRLLAELAVGRVVLLSTHIVDDVATLCPRLAVIRSGQVVADTTPTAARDSVDGLVHEGFVADADLAGFAKQHRLLSAVLVEGRTNRVRVFVPPGAVAPAGFARSPGTLEDAYLVLMRVPDHEVPPALARSAPVSTEAAR
- a CDS encoding AMP-binding protein, which produces MTMGWHLDKWIWALARPVHHLRYRVTTDGMEALRDLPGPVIVLPNHPAYVDPSLVLSHVTVRQSLRPLVFSGVFRLAPLRPLMALIDAFEVPDLTAQSRDAAARTKELIDAVVARVDAGDSFLIYPSGRLRRGDREVVGSARLVHELVSRCPQAQVVLLRTRGVFGSMYSCARDGQLPNLGGAIARSLGWVLASLVFFLPRRRVHMHAEVVPRGELPLESREAFNTFLERWYDADGGEAPSFVRYNALFGPSGCEYGRVAGACSVDAATISPKTARLVNSLLATHLKREFAPDELGATTTLESLGLDSLDRMDVALAIEQQFGFHSDAVVDTVGQLWALADGRLGSSGTAAKPAAVPPAWFAPAPRGDTRLLADTIAEAFVRRVAADPGRVAVADAVSGLLTRQRVLVGAALMAKRFAAWPEEHVGVMLPASAAADIVFYALHMSGKVPVMMNWTTGPANLAHGIAVTDTRRIVTSRKLVDRLGIAVEGAGYEFLEDIKGGIGKAEALGMLARAKFAGGSFLRALPRQDRDDPAVYLFTSGSESAPKTVPLTHRNLLTNVADSLDVLQPTPDDSLLGFLPPFHSFGLTGNVVMPHLTGIRSVRHADPTDAHALVRLIDAWKPSLLFTTPTFLGYMLAACRGDEMTSLRRIITGAEKCPEATFAACRTRAPEAVILEGYGITECAPVVAANRLDLTKPGSIGRPVRNVEVTIVDPETHEPVDAAAGGMLLVRGPSVFPGYHRHDGPSPFVESQGRTWYRTGDLVAADPDGYLFFRGRLKRFLKAGGEMISLPALEEPFQKRFPPDDAGPRVAVEGIETHDGRHVVLFTTFDLSLRDAAAMLLEDGFRGVMRLDEVRRIERIPVLGTGKTDYNSLRRLVTDSLAAG